The Candidatus Babeliales bacterium genome contains a region encoding:
- the rpsL gene encoding 30S ribosomal protein S12, translating into MPTINQLCRFGRNKIKAKPKSPALRRGSFLKGPFAKGVCTRVFTTTPKKPNSALRKVARVKLTTGIEVTAYIPGEGHNLQEHSVVLVRGGRVKDLPGVKYHIVRGALDCAGVDKRKQGRSLYGAKRPKSNK; encoded by the coding sequence ATGCCAACGATTAATCAATTATGTCGATTTGGTAGAAATAAAATTAAGGCAAAGCCCAAAAGCCCTGCTCTTAGGAGAGGGTCATTCCTTAAGGGTCCATTTGCCAAAGGTGTTTGTACGAGAGTTTTCACAACTACGCCTAAAAAACCTAACTCTGCACTTCGAAAAGTTGCTCGTGTTAAGTTGACTACAGGTATAGAAGTAACAGCGTATATACCTGGAGAAGGGCATAACTTGCAAGAGCATTCTGTTGTTCTTGTGCGTGGTGGTCGCGTTAAGGATTTGCCTGGTGTTAAATATCATATCGTGAGAGGTGCGCTTGATTGCGCAGGTGTAGATAAAAGAAAACAAGGGCGCTCTTTGTATGGAGCTAAACGTCCAAAAAGCAACAAATAG
- the rpsG gene encoding 30S ribosomal protein S7, with amino-acid sequence MPRRRQVEFIRDVGFDPRFGSALVQKLINVVMKRGKKNCARTIVYEAMDLIVKKVNGDEKKALELFNRAFEQIAPFIEVRSRRVGGSTYQIPREVSEKRRRALAFRWLVSSARARSDKTMGLRLGRELLDASELKGGAVKKRSDVQRMADANRAFSHYAW; translated from the coding sequence ATGCCAAGGCGTAGGCAAGTTGAATTTATAAGAGATGTTGGTTTTGATCCAAGGTTTGGATCAGCGTTGGTTCAAAAGCTTATTAATGTTGTTATGAAGCGTGGCAAGAAGAACTGCGCAAGAACAATTGTTTATGAAGCGATGGATTTAATTGTTAAAAAAGTGAATGGTGATGAAAAAAAAGCATTAGAGCTTTTTAACCGTGCGTTTGAGCAAATCGCTCCTTTTATTGAAGTTCGTTCACGGCGTGTTGGCGGTAGCACATATCAAATTCCTCGTGAGGTAAGCGAAAAACGCAGAAGAGCGCTTGCATTTCGTTGGTTAGTATCATCTGCAAGAGCCCGTTCTGATAAAACAATGGGATTGCGTCTTGGGCGTGAGTTATTAGATGCAAGCGAACTTAAGGGTGGAGCAGTAAAGAAAAGATCAGATGTTCAACGTATGGCGGATGCGAATCGGGCATTCTCTCATTATGCATGGTAA
- the fusA gene encoding elongation factor G has translation MSVKQYPLERYRNIGIAAHIDAGKTTVTERILFYTGISHKIGEVHEGAATMDWMEQEQERGITITAAATTSFWRDHQVNIIDTPGHIDFTIEVERSLRVLDGVVAVFSGVEGVQPQSETVWKQANRYRVPRIVFVNKLDRIGADYLRTVQNIKAKLGANVVAMQMQVGMSEDFNSIIDILTRKMAVFKGDNGEIVEWVDVPDEYKDKLEELHTKIVVAACDLDESLAEKYLMEEEITLPEIKTALRKGVVELKVVPVFCGSAFKNKGVQLLLDGVIDYLPSPLDVPAIEGTNTDTDEKFPIPSDPNGPFYALVFKIMADPFVGVLNFVRVYSGELKAGSYVHSVRTGEKERVSRLLKMHANKREEIASVRAGDIAAVVGIKDAQTGDTLCINKTPVVLESITIPTPVISTSVEPKAKADYEKMTLALRKIMQEDPSFRFSYNEETGQTEISGMGELHLEIIVDRLRREHKVEVVQGKLQVAYRETVQKLADAEGKFVRQSGGRGQFGHVWIKMEPMERGKGFEFVNAVVGGTIPKEFIPAVEKGIRETLNAGILGGYPVVDVKVILYDGSYHDVDSSEIAFKVAASMAFRSAMTKASPVLLEPIMMVNVYTPDEYIGDVIGDLNARRGRILDSKTEFNQQIISAEVALGEMFGYSTTLRSMTKGRASYDMEFLCYREVPKNVQDAIVAKNKKE, from the coding sequence ATGTCAGTTAAGCAATATCCGTTAGAGCGATATAGAAATATTGGAATCGCAGCTCATATTGATGCAGGTAAAACAACAGTAACAGAGCGTATTTTGTTTTATACTGGTATTTCACATAAAATTGGTGAAGTTCATGAGGGTGCAGCGACTATGGATTGGATGGAGCAGGAGCAGGAACGAGGCATTACTATTACTGCTGCAGCAACAACAAGTTTTTGGCGTGATCATCAAGTTAATATTATTGATACGCCAGGCCATATTGATTTTACCATTGAAGTTGAGCGTTCATTAAGGGTTCTTGATGGCGTAGTTGCTGTCTTTTCTGGTGTTGAAGGTGTTCAGCCTCAATCAGAAACAGTGTGGAAGCAAGCAAATCGTTATAGGGTTCCGCGTATCGTTTTTGTAAATAAGCTTGACCGTATTGGTGCTGACTATTTGCGGACCGTTCAAAATATTAAAGCAAAGCTTGGTGCTAATGTTGTTGCTATGCAGATGCAAGTTGGAATGTCAGAAGATTTTAATTCCATTATTGACATCTTGACCCGTAAGATGGCTGTGTTTAAAGGTGATAACGGCGAGATTGTTGAGTGGGTTGACGTGCCAGATGAATATAAAGATAAGCTTGAAGAATTACACACAAAAATAGTTGTGGCTGCATGTGATTTAGATGAATCTTTAGCTGAAAAATATCTTATGGAAGAAGAAATTACCCTTCCAGAAATTAAGACAGCGTTGCGTAAGGGAGTGGTTGAACTTAAGGTAGTTCCTGTTTTTTGCGGTTCTGCATTCAAAAATAAAGGAGTTCAGTTATTGCTTGATGGTGTAATTGATTACCTTCCATCACCGCTTGATGTTCCAGCAATTGAAGGAACAAATACTGATACGGATGAAAAATTTCCAATCCCATCTGATCCTAATGGTCCGTTTTATGCCCTTGTTTTTAAGATTATGGCAGATCCATTTGTGGGCGTTTTAAATTTTGTTCGTGTTTATTCAGGTGAGCTTAAAGCTGGCTCTTATGTGCATAGTGTAAGAACCGGCGAAAAAGAACGTGTTAGTCGATTGCTAAAAATGCATGCAAATAAACGTGAAGAAATTGCAAGTGTGAGAGCAGGCGATATAGCAGCAGTTGTGGGTATCAAAGACGCACAAACTGGAGATACATTGTGTATAAATAAAACTCCTGTTGTGCTTGAATCTATTACTATACCAACCCCTGTAATTTCTACATCTGTTGAGCCGAAAGCTAAAGCTGATTATGAAAAAATGACTCTTGCGTTACGTAAAATAATGCAAGAAGATCCATCTTTCAGGTTTTCTTATAATGAAGAGACTGGACAAACAGAAATTTCTGGCATGGGTGAATTGCATTTAGAAATTATAGTTGATCGTTTGCGTAGAGAGCATAAAGTTGAAGTTGTTCAGGGTAAGTTGCAAGTTGCTTATAGAGAGACTGTTCAAAAATTAGCTGATGCAGAAGGTAAATTTGTTCGTCAATCTGGTGGTCGCGGTCAATTTGGTCATGTCTGGATAAAGATGGAGCCAATGGAGCGCGGTAAAGGATTTGAATTTGTTAATGCCGTGGTAGGTGGAACAATTCCGAAGGAGTTTATTCCTGCTGTTGAAAAGGGTATTCGTGAAACATTAAATGCCGGCATATTGGGCGGATATCCTGTTGTTGATGTTAAGGTAATTTTGTATGATGGTTCCTATCATGATGTTGATTCATCTGAAATAGCTTTTAAAGTAGCGGCTTCTATGGCGTTTAGGTCAGCTATGACCAAAGCTTCTCCGGTTTTATTAGAACCGATTATGATGGTTAATGTTTATACACCAGATGAGTATATAGGTGATGTTATTGGAGATTTAAATGCTCGTCGTGGGCGTATTTTAGATTCAAAAACAGAGTTTAATCAACAAATAATTTCAGCAGAAGTTGCTCTTGGGGAGATGTTTGGCTATTCAACAACTCTTCGATCGATGACTAAGGGACGAGCGAGCTATGATATGGAATTCTTGTGCTATAGAGAAGTTCCTAAAAATGTGCAAGATGCAATAGTTGCAAAGAATAAAAAAGAATAA
- the tuf gene encoding elongation factor Tu, whose protein sequence is MAKGVFERKKPHVNVGTIGHVDHGKTTLTAAITTVLAKKGYAEARAFGEIDNAPEEKARGITIATSHVEYESDKRHYAHIDCPGHADYVKNMITGAAQMDGAILVVSAVDGAMPQTREHILLARQVGVPALVVYLNKVDMVDDSEMVDMVEEEIRELLSKYDFPGDKIPVIRGSALKALNGDTSDIGEASIMRLIDALDSYISEPTREIDKPFLMPVEGVFSIAGRGTVATGRIETGKIKVGDEVELVGLRDTTKTTVTGVEMFRKLLNEGLAGDNVGLLLRGTKKEDIERGMVIVKPGSIKAHKKFRCKAYILSKDEGGRHSAFFTGYRPQFYFRTTDVTGIVTLPEGREMVMPGDTVELTVELISKIAMSKDLRFAIREGGRTVGSGVITEILD, encoded by the coding sequence ATGGCAAAAGGTGTATTTGAGCGTAAAAAACCACATGTGAATGTTGGTACCATCGGCCACGTTGATCATGGTAAAACAACATTGACTGCGGCAATTACCACTGTATTGGCTAAAAAAGGCTATGCAGAAGCACGTGCGTTTGGTGAAATTGATAATGCGCCAGAAGAAAAAGCTCGCGGCATTACTATTGCTACTTCACATGTTGAATATGAATCTGACAAACGTCATTATGCGCATATTGATTGTCCTGGGCATGCTGATTATGTAAAAAACATGATCACTGGCGCTGCACAAATGGATGGTGCAATTTTAGTTGTTTCGGCTGTTGATGGAGCAATGCCACAAACGCGTGAACATATTTTATTGGCAAGGCAGGTAGGTGTTCCGGCTCTTGTTGTTTATCTTAATAAGGTAGACATGGTAGATGATTCAGAGATGGTTGATATGGTTGAAGAAGAAATTCGCGAATTGCTTTCTAAGTATGATTTTCCTGGTGATAAGATTCCTGTGATAAGAGGATCAGCGCTTAAGGCTCTTAATGGTGATACAAGCGATATAGGTGAAGCATCAATTATGAGATTAATCGATGCGCTAGACAGCTATATTTCAGAGCCTACTCGTGAAATTGATAAGCCATTCTTGATGCCAGTTGAAGGTGTTTTTTCAATCGCTGGTCGTGGTACAGTTGCAACTGGTCGTATTGAAACGGGAAAAATTAAAGTTGGCGATGAAGTTGAACTTGTTGGTCTTCGTGATACAACAAAAACAACGGTTACCGGCGTTGAAATGTTCAGAAAGTTATTAAATGAAGGCTTGGCTGGCGATAATGTTGGTTTACTTCTTCGTGGTACTAAAAAAGAAGATATCGAGCGCGGCATGGTTATTGTTAAGCCTGGAAGTATTAAGGCACACAAAAAATTCCGTTGTAAAGCGTATATTTTGTCAAAAGACGAAGGTGGAAGACACAGCGCATTTTTTACTGGATATCGCCCGCAATTCTATTTTAGAACAACAGATGTGACCGGTATTGTTACATTGCCAGAAGGTCGTGAAATGGTAATGCCAGGAGATACTGTTGAATTGACTGTTGAATTAATTTCAAAAATAGCAATGAGCAAGGATCTTCGTTTTGCTATTCGTGAAGGTGGAAGAACAGTTGGGTCCGGTGTTATAACTGAAATATTAGATTAA
- the rpsJ gene encoding 30S ribosomal protein S10 gives MKKQCIRLKLQSFDHRLLDKAVKQIVLTAKRTGAQLMGPVPLPNKRRCFTVLRSPHIDKESREQFELTTHKRFLDIVFLSENTMENLMKLNISSGVDVEIKLKV, from the coding sequence ATGAAAAAACAATGTATTAGACTTAAATTGCAATCATTCGATCATCGCTTATTAGATAAGGCAGTCAAACAAATTGTTTTGACTGCAAAAAGAACAGGGGCCCAATTAATGGGTCCTGTTCCTTTGCCTAATAAGCGAAGATGCTTTACTGTATTGCGATCTCCTCATATAGACAAAGAATCACGAGAGCAATTTGAGCTTACGACGCATAAGCGCTTTCTTGATATTGTCTTTTTATCAGAAAATACTATGGAGAATCTTATGAAGCTCAATATTTCTTCTGGTGTGGACGTGGAAATTAAGTTAAAGGTTTGA
- the rplC gene encoding 50S ribosomal protein L3 translates to MATGIWGRKIGMTQVFLNDKIVPATAIDIAGWYITNIKTIERDGYNAIQVGKVKERYQSETYSKDWIKKPSRYYSFICEIPLKQLTNDFVIGKHIDFSQMIALGERVDVRGKTIGKSFAGVVKRHRFAGPPASHGSTMGNRPGSIGSLVKSGHVVKGKKLPGHMGCDNQMMKNLEVVMVETETKTLLVKGSIPGKTGTLVFIRKA, encoded by the coding sequence ATGGCAACAGGAATATGGGGTCGAAAAATCGGAATGACGCAGGTGTTTTTGAATGATAAAATAGTGCCTGCGACAGCAATTGATATTGCTGGTTGGTATATAACTAATATTAAAACAATTGAGCGAGATGGTTATAATGCCATTCAGGTTGGTAAAGTAAAAGAACGTTATCAATCTGAAACGTATAGTAAAGATTGGATTAAAAAACCAAGTCGGTATTATAGTTTTATTTGTGAAATTCCTTTAAAGCAGCTTACCAATGATTTTGTAATTGGTAAGCATATTGATTTTTCACAAATGATTGCTTTGGGTGAGCGAGTTGATGTGCGTGGTAAAACAATAGGTAAATCATTTGCAGGTGTTGTCAAGCGTCACAGGTTTGCAGGGCCACCGGCGAGTCATGGTTCAACAATGGGTAATCGCCCGGGTTCTATTGGTTCTTTGGTTAAAAGTGGTCATGTGGTTAAAGGTAAAAAATTGCCAGGTCATATGGGTTGCGATAATCAAATGATGAAGAATCTAGAAGTAGTTATGGTGGAAACAGAAACCAAAACGTTGTTGGTAAAAGGATCTATTCCTGGTAAAACAGGTACATTGGTCTTTATACGTAAAGCGTAG
- the rplD gene encoding 50S ribosomal protein L4 yields the protein MSNKRTINNSEVNNKLYAIAAQELDFDSATFVKAMPVSFASWIRVLAKNWQQGTVACKGRSDVAYTNRKPWKQKGTGRARAGSARSPLWRGGGAIFGPQARVRTLKMNKQMKRKVLLTMLADNLEQKSVICADWELVDEQPRTAQAQKLMNSIEIANKKIILFVAPYDIHSALSFANIPNVRPLSFDQVNAYDLANSDCWLFLKKDFDHFKGMVAQWI from the coding sequence ATGAGTAATAAACGGACGATTAATAATTCTGAAGTTAATAATAAGCTTTATGCAATAGCTGCACAAGAATTAGATTTCGATAGTGCTACATTTGTAAAAGCGATGCCAGTGTCATTTGCGTCATGGATACGTGTTCTTGCTAAAAACTGGCAGCAAGGAACAGTTGCATGTAAGGGGCGTTCAGATGTTGCTTACACGAATCGTAAGCCATGGAAGCAAAAAGGAACAGGTCGTGCGCGTGCTGGTTCTGCGAGATCTCCTTTGTGGAGAGGTGGCGGTGCTATTTTTGGTCCACAGGCACGTGTGCGTACATTGAAAATGAATAAACAGATGAAGCGCAAAGTGTTGTTAACAATGCTTGCGGATAATTTGGAGCAAAAAAGTGTAATTTGTGCTGATTGGGAATTGGTTGATGAGCAACCGAGAACAGCACAGGCTCAAAAACTTATGAATAGTATAGAGATTGCAAATAAAAAGATTATTTTGTTTGTAGCGCCTTATGATATTCATTCCGCTTTATCATTTGCGAATATTCCAAATGTTCGCCCTTTGTCGTTTGATCAAGTAAATGCATATGATTTGGCAAACAGTGATTGTTGGTTATTTTTGAAAAAAGATTTTGATCATTTCAAAGGGATGGTTGCGCAATGGATTTAA
- the rplW gene encoding 50S ribosomal protein L23 — translation MDLNVFEVIQGPVISKKATLLNQKFKKLILRVHPQANKMQIKQALQSVFNVKVEKVNTLNRVGKSYRVRRRIVQGSTTKRVIVTLKEGYSIDIFGKTEQKTVASE, via the coding sequence ATGGATTTAAATGTATTTGAGGTCATTCAAGGACCAGTTATTTCAAAAAAAGCAACATTGCTTAATCAAAAGTTTAAAAAATTAATATTAAGAGTACATCCCCAGGCGAATAAAATGCAAATTAAACAAGCGTTACAATCGGTGTTTAATGTTAAAGTAGAAAAAGTTAATACTTTAAATCGTGTGGGTAAATCTTATAGGGTGCGTCGTCGTATTGTGCAAGGGTCAACAACAAAGCGTGTTATAGTGACTCTTAAAGAAGGTTATTCTATTGATATTTTTGGTAAAACAGAGCAAAAAACTGTTGCATCAGAGTAA
- the rplB gene encoding 50S ribosomal protein L2, with translation MAIIKRKPRNSSLRFQSFVSTSDITHTKPHPSLVTGLQKRTGGRNTYGRITTRHRGGGADKRYRIIDFKRTDRDVLGKVTTIEYDPNRNVRIMLVVYNNGAKKYLLKPENITVGDFVLASETADAKVGNAMPLKNVPDGFMVHNIEIRPGSGGTFARSAGVSAQIVGKTDGHVTLKMPSGEVRMVLDGCWATIGQLGNADFKNISWGKAGRIRHLGFRPSVRGMAMNPVDHPHGGGEGRSKSGSHPRTPWGKGCKGTRTRKARNVNQLIIKRRKP, from the coding sequence ATGGCCATAATAAAACGAAAGCCGCGAAATTCTTCATTACGTTTTCAGTCGTTTGTAAGTACAAGTGATATTACACACACAAAACCACATCCAAGTTTGGTGACTGGACTTCAAAAGAGAACTGGCGGTCGAAATACGTATGGAAGAATCACAACTCGTCATCGTGGTGGCGGCGCTGACAAAAGATATAGGATTATTGATTTTAAGCGTACAGATCGCGATGTTTTAGGCAAAGTTACTACTATTGAATATGATCCTAATCGTAATGTACGTATTATGCTGGTTGTGTATAATAATGGTGCAAAAAAGTATTTACTTAAACCAGAAAATATTACTGTAGGTGATTTTGTATTAGCAAGTGAGACTGCTGATGCTAAAGTAGGCAACGCAATGCCGCTTAAAAATGTTCCAGACGGCTTTATGGTGCATAATATTGAAATTCGCCCTGGGTCTGGAGGAACATTTGCTCGAAGCGCGGGAGTTTCCGCTCAGATAGTTGGTAAGACGGATGGTCATGTAACATTGAAGATGCCTTCTGGTGAAGTTCGTATGGTACTTGATGGATGTTGGGCAACTATTGGACAACTTGGAAATGCTGATTTTAAAAATATTTCATGGGGTAAAGCCGGTAGAATCAGGCATTTAGGATTTAGGCCAAGTGTCCGAGGTATGGCTATGAATCCGGTCGACCATCCTCACGGCGGCGGTGAAGGTCGCTCGAAGTCTGGATCTCATCCAAGAACTCCATGGGGTAAAGGTTGTAAGGGTACACGAACGCGTAAAGCTCGTAATGTAAATCAGTTGATTATAAAAAGAAGAAAACCATAA
- the rpsS gene encoding 30S ribosomal protein S19, producing MARSAKKGPYVQDSLAQKIAKVKDDSKRETIKTWSRRSLITPEFVGLTFAVHNGKKFISVFVTENMVGHRLGEFSPTRTFRLHSGQRKAGMAA from the coding sequence ATGGCGCGCTCTGCAAAGAAAGGTCCATACGTACAAGATTCGTTGGCACAAAAGATCGCTAAGGTTAAGGATGATAGTAAGCGCGAAACCATTAAGACATGGTCACGCAGAAGCTTAATTACACCTGAATTTGTTGGTTTGACTTTTGCTGTGCACAATGGAAAAAAATTCATTTCAGTTTTTGTTACTGAAAATATGGTTGGGCATCGTTTAGGAGAATTTTCTCCAACAAGAACATTTAGACTTCATAGTGGCCAGCGTAAAGCTGGTATGGCTGCGTAA
- the rplV gene encoding 50S ribosomal protein L22 translates to MQFSAKNRFLNISPFKLRPFADVVRGKKVDEAVRWLSTVMVKRSVPIRKMIESAAANAKDLHNIAMSDLKIIDIRIDHGPMYKYYKPGAMGRSNPYRKRFSHASVILEPCIKKKD, encoded by the coding sequence ATGCAATTTAGTGCAAAAAATAGATTTTTAAATATTTCTCCCTTTAAATTACGCCCATTTGCTGATGTAGTACGGGGTAAAAAGGTTGATGAAGCAGTTAGGTGGCTCTCTACTGTGATGGTAAAGAGATCTGTGCCAATTAGGAAGATGATTGAATCAGCGGCTGCTAATGCTAAGGACCTTCATAATATTGCTATGTCTGATTTAAAAATCATTGATATACGCATAGATCATGGTCCTATGTATAAATATTATAAGCCAGGTGCAATGGGAAGATCGAATCCTTATCGTAAGCGATTTAGCCACGCAAGTGTTATTTTAGAGCCTTGCATAAAGAAGAAGGATTAA
- the rpsC gene encoding 30S ribosomal protein S3, which yields MGQKVHPIGFRLGIYRDWDARWFAQGNKYGKLIIEDIVIRRFLKSALEKAEVSRIEIEKAVDSIRIIINCGRPGQVIGKKGQEIETLRNQLSALLKKQNIDIKVQEVAKPELDAVLIAQNIATQLEQRVSYKRAMKRAAQTAVRGGAKGIKICCSGRLQGAEIARREWTRVGSVPLHTLRADIDYGRAEAGTTYGIIGVQVWVCKGEYQHIR from the coding sequence GTGGGACAAAAGGTACATCCTATAGGATTTCGCTTAGGAATATATCGTGATTGGGATGCTCGTTGGTTTGCGCAAGGTAATAAATACGGTAAATTAATCATAGAAGATATTGTTATCAGACGTTTTTTAAAGTCTGCGCTTGAAAAAGCTGAAGTGTCTCGCATTGAAATAGAAAAGGCTGTTGACAGTATTCGTATTATCATTAATTGTGGTCGTCCGGGTCAGGTTATTGGCAAAAAAGGTCAAGAAATTGAAACGCTTCGTAATCAACTGTCTGCATTGCTAAAAAAGCAAAACATTGACATTAAAGTACAAGAAGTCGCTAAGCCAGAACTTGATGCTGTATTAATAGCTCAAAATATTGCAACGCAGCTTGAGCAACGAGTGAGCTATAAACGAGCAATGAAGCGTGCTGCTCAGACTGCTGTGCGTGGCGGAGCTAAAGGCATAAAAATATGTTGTTCTGGTAGGCTGCAAGGCGCCGAAATTGCTCGTAGAGAATGGACTCGTGTTGGATCGGTGCCGCTTCATACTTTGAGAGCCGATATTGATTATGGCCGCGCTGAAGCGGGAACAACATACGGTATAATTGGTGTTCAAGTATGGGTATGCAAAGGTGAGTATCAGCATATTCGATAA
- the rplP gene encoding 50S ribosomal protein L16, which translates to MLMPKKIKFRKVQKGKLKGLSKGARTVYFGEYGLEAIEPSRVTAQQIEAMRVTLSRHLRKIGESFLRVFPDKPVTKKPAETRMGKGKGAPELWVAIVKRGRIVCEVAGVDEIVARKVLKLAAYKLPMKTRVVKKGHESKGNCELIAD; encoded by the coding sequence ATGTTGATGCCAAAAAAAATAAAATTTAGAAAAGTGCAAAAAGGTAAATTGAAAGGTTTATCAAAAGGTGCGCGAACTGTTTATTTTGGAGAATATGGCTTGGAAGCTATAGAGCCGAGTAGAGTCACGGCACAACAGATTGAAGCAATGCGTGTGACGCTATCGCGCCATTTAAGAAAAATTGGGGAGTCGTTTTTACGCGTTTTTCCTGATAAGCCTGTTACTAAAAAACCTGCTGAAACTCGTATGGGAAAAGGTAAAGGCGCACCGGAACTCTGGGTTGCGATAGTAAAACGAGGTAGGATCGTTTGCGAAGTTGCTGGTGTTGATGAAATAGTAGCAAGAAAAGTTTTAAAGCTTGCTGCATATAAACTTCCAATGAAAACGCGTGTGGTCAAGAAAGGTCACGAGTCAAAAGGTAATTGTGAATTGATTGCTGATTAA
- the rpmC gene encoding 50S ribosomal protein L29, with protein MKQMGFMQKIQQLSLEDLQEKLNSTRRDALGLKINAATTQVKDYSQYKKLRKQAARILTAMRSKK; from the coding sequence ATGAAACAAATGGGGTTTATGCAAAAAATTCAACAATTATCGCTTGAAGATTTGCAAGAAAAATTAAATAGTACAAGGCGAGATGCTTTGGGGTTGAAAATTAATGCGGCAACAACTCAGGTTAAAGATTATTCTCAATATAAAAAATTACGCAAACAGGCCGCACGTATTTTGACTGCTATGAGATCAAAAAAATAA
- the rpsQ gene encoding 30S ribosomal protein S17 → MEVKAEKIKQLFEGRVVSDKMDKTIVVEIEQTYIHPKFRKILRKVKSYKVHDEENQAKTGDIVKFYQCRPLAKTKYMYLAEVVTGNKS, encoded by the coding sequence ATGGAAGTGAAGGCTGAAAAAATAAAACAGCTTTTTGAAGGTAGAGTTGTTTCTGACAAAATGGATAAAACCATTGTTGTTGAAATAGAACAAACATATATACATCCTAAATTTCGTAAGATTTTAAGAAAAGTAAAATCTTATAAAGTTCATGATGAGGAAAATCAAGCAAAAACAGGTGATATTGTTAAATTTTATCAATGTCGTCCATTGGCAAAAACAAAATATATGTATCTTGCTGAAGTTGTAACTGGCAATAAATCATAA
- the rplN gene encoding 50S ribosomal protein L14, with protein MIQKESYLEVADNSGAKALQCIHIIGSTRKRYAYLGDTIKCAVKKAIPGGMVKKGDVVEAVIVRTKKEFRRADGSYIRFSENAAVIIKQGEIIGTRIFGPIARELRTRGYAKISSLAPEVL; from the coding sequence ATGATTCAAAAAGAATCGTATCTTGAAGTAGCTGATAATTCCGGCGCAAAAGCATTGCAGTGTATTCACATAATTGGTAGTACGCGTAAGCGTTATGCATATTTGGGTGATACTATTAAATGTGCCGTAAAAAAAGCTATTCCAGGGGGTATGGTAAAAAAAGGTGATGTTGTTGAAGCTGTAATTGTACGGACAAAAAAGGAATTTCGCCGTGCAGACGGGAGTTATATTCGTTTTAGTGAAAATGCAGCTGTTATTATTAAGCAAGGTGAAATTATTGGAACAAGAATTTTTGGGCCAATTGCGCGTGAGTTGCGTACGCGTGGATACGCTAAAATTTCATCCTTAGCTCCGGAAGTTTTGTAA
- the rplX gene encoding 50S ribosomal protein L24 → MIARIKKNDIVQVMAGKNKGIQGAVIAILPKKGKVMIKGVAIVTHHTKPRRAGEPGGIRKEESFIDMSHVMPICSSCKKPSRVNACLLDLEKSVRVCNRCKEIF, encoded by the coding sequence ATGATAGCGCGCATTAAAAAAAATGATATTGTACAGGTTATGGCAGGTAAGAACAAAGGTATACAAGGTGCTGTAATTGCAATTTTGCCAAAAAAAGGTAAAGTTATGATTAAGGGTGTTGCTATTGTTACACATCATACAAAGCCTCGTAGAGCAGGAGAACCTGGTGGTATTCGTAAAGAAGAAAGTTTTATTGACATGTCTCATGTTATGCCAATTTGTTCTTCATGCAAGAAACCATCACGTGTGAATGCATGTTTATTAGACCTGGAAAAAAGTGTACGAGTGTGCAATCGGTGTAAGGAAATTTTTTAG